The region tggagcttttcgctagcagctcgcctagcgagtgctttgccacagccctcgcctagcgagcaggctgatgaatacttgttttctttggttcctttgccaactttcttgtgtcttcattttcaattatttcatgccttcttcctacacaataacacacaaatcaaaggtaccaagatcgtttatcaatgtaatgcatttcatctaaaacaaaggtggttttgacaatttagcaaggaaatagagtgaaagatgcccacatatgatagctcaaataagcacttttgggcatctaacacaACCAAATTCAAGTTCGAtagtcgattatgcaaggggaatgtattatcacccctcacgtccgttgtactcaacgggaaccttttagttaaatttgcgattgaatgttagcttatgttagttGTTTTCTTCAAGTAGattaaaagagaaaataaaaataaaaggggTCACAAAACGTTTTTATTATGATGCTTGACAAGATTACAGATTTTGCTCATACGTATCCTTAGGCacaatgaggaattcaaagcttCATAGTTCGTGCAAGACAAATATATTTTTGGTGTTTTTGTTATAGTGCGTGACGAGACATTGAATCTCACTCCTACATATCTTCAGGTGCGATGGAGAATTCAAAGTTATGTATTTATTGCTAGAAAAGAGTGTTGATTTATTGGTTTTAGGGAATGAGTTTTAGGTCTCATTCTAACGGTTAAACATTGGCTTGTTTGTTTGCGGATGGTAGACTTAGTGTTCGTTTGTATACGCGTTAGAAAGGACTAAACAATGTCCATTAATGAAAAAGGTTTGATCATACGGGGGTGAGAAAAATATAGGCTTAATGTGTTAAGTGTTTGTTGGATGACGATTTCTCGAATAGTCGAGTAAGAAAATTTGTATccaaacaatcgaggagaggaatcgaaggctctagaccatctcccttttcatccttagTTGCTATTATTAgggtgttttgaatggatgacaaatactcgaatggtcgagtaaggAAACTTGTATCTAAGTATTCAAGgaagggaatagaagactctaaaccactttctttttcatccaaGTTATTAAGAAAAAGAATTTGATATGAGTTGATTCTGAAAGTCTTTGAGGTGAATCATATTAGAAGTTTTTTAAAAGATGAAGATTActcgaatggtcgagtaagggaactcgtatccaaataatcgaggagaggaatcgaaggctcgagaccatctcccttttcatccttaatgAAAGAGTTTAGATATTGTTAATATATTTTAGATAAACGACGAATACTTGAATGGACGAGTAAGACAATTCATATCCAAGTATTCAGGGAAAGAaatagaaggctctagaccacctcctttttcgtccaagttattacgaaaaagagtttgatttgATTTAATCATATTAGAAGTTTTTAAAAGATGAATATTGTTTGACTAGTCGAGTAAGGGAACTCATACccaaacaattgaggagagaaaTTGAAGGCTCGAGACCATCCCCTTTTTCATCTTTAATGAAATGGTTGAAATTGTTAAAAATTAATTTAGAAACTAAGAAATTTTAACAGTCTAGTCTCAATTAACGACCAGATTATCTATAACATGTAAACAATATGAACTCATACTGCATGCCATTTAGATAAGAGTAAGAATATATCAAGTTGACTAAAAGAGGCTTGAGTTCAGATCAAacttttatttaattaaaaaagaCTTCATCTTCCTACACCATTTCTTACACCAAATACATACATTGTATACATTGTTCACCGTATTTATATGGtgaataatattttttaaattaaaaaagtAATATGAATAATGTATGAAAAGTATGTGAACAATATCGATGAACAATAACTGTGAGCAATGCCTTTAAAGTAGTGAGATAAAGTTGGTTAATGAAATGTAAAAAGTTGGTTAATAAAGTGATGAAGTTGATTAATACACGTccaaatattaaaaatatttttttactaGTACACCAATTTTGGTTAATAAAAAGTAAAAAGTTAGTTAATAAAGTTATGAAGTTGATTAATAAACGTTCCGGTGTCTAAAATAATTTTGAGCAGTTATTAAAGTTGGTTAATACAATGTAAAATATTGGTTAATAAAATTATGAAGTTGGTTAATCACATAATTTTATATCAATAtcatttaatttaaaaataaaaatattttttatatatttaaaaaaaattattataatatttcaCTGTTCGTCGTTTTGGTGTAGGAATATCATTTCTCGAAAAACAAAGGTTCCATACTACTAAAGTTAATCAGGTCGGGTTACATAAATAAATATGAATAATATTTTATAattactttttttttattatattatattttgtattttgagtataattataaatttattaattttCACTACTTcttttttatatttaaatatattattagTAACTAAAATTGAAATATGTATTTTATACAATCAGAAATATCATgttaaataataaaataaagttTAATTATTTTGGAGAATTTATAAAAATAAGATGAAAATAATTTATGAACAATGATATAAGTTGTTTTCTTCAGTTTTTCCAACAAAATAGTCTCTCAAAACACATGTCACTAAGTAAGTATTCATATGCGAAACAAAAGACTGATGATATGGTGATGCAAAGCTTTCATGCGACGATGTAGACCATTCTTTTTCTAAATTTATTAAAAAGGGTTAAACTTTTTATTTTGTACCCGACTCTAACAATGCAAAAGTTCTGAACCAATCAAAATCTAAAACTGTTGAGTCAAACGTTTTGAAGTCACTAGAACCTAAGACTCTGAAGTCAAAGGTTCTGAAGGGCCCATAAGACTCTAAATCAAAAGTCTTAAACGGTTCTAAGAGAGCGGAGGTGCAAATAAAAGAAAATATGTTACAACTAATCCTAAAGGATCCATAATACTATGGGAACCTAAATCTGAAATTATTTTGCTACATATATGCTTCAAGGGAGAAGCAAAGCAGTAGTCACGGTACCTGGACAGTGACTGCTCATGACATATGATATGAGAAAGACATATGTTCCAAACCCTCACTCTAAAAGAGGTGGAACTGTTAGATTTGGAGGAAACCAAAAAGGGAAGATCATTGGTACATGTATTGTTGATAACTCCTCTTTGTCTATCAATGATGTCTGGTTGATATATGGGTAAAATATAACCTACTTAGCAAAAGTCGATTTTGTGATAGTGGTTATGAAGTAGCATTCAATGAGAACATTTGTATAGTCATGAATGAATCTGATAAGTCTGTAGTGTTCAAAGGTAAGAGGAAatgcaatgtttataaaattaatttttttgaaTTGATTGATCAGAAGGCAGTTTACCTTTTATCAGTGAATGATGAAAAGTGGGTCTGACACAGAAGGTTAGCTCAATCTAACTGGAGATTAATCCCTAAACTTAACAAGTTAAAACTTGTTAAGGGGCTGTCAGATCTTAATTATCATTCAGATGCTCTCTGTGGAGCATACCAAATTGGGaaaattaacaaaaataaaaataaaacaaagaacTTTGTCTCTATCTCTAGACCCTTAGAACAACttcacattgatttgtttggtcTTGTTATTACTGCATCAATCAATGAAAAGAAATATGGACTTGTCATAGTTGATGACTTTAGTAGATGGATTTGGGTTAAATTCTTTAGAGCCAAGGATGAATCCGATGATGTATTTAGTGTCTTCTGCATTCAAGTCTAAAATGAAAAAGGggtaaaaaaatttaaaagtaaGGAGTGATCATGGAGGAGAATTTTGAAATCTTTTGTGAAAAGTATGGAATCCTCCATGAGTTCTGTTCTCCTATAACTCCATAGCAAAATGGCTTGTATAGAGGAAGAACAAATCCTTACAAGAAATGACCAGAACAATGATTCATGAAAATAATTTGGCAAAGTACTTATCGGCAGAAGCTGTAAACACAACATGTTATGTTCAAAACATGATCTACATCACACATTATGAACAAAACTGCATATGAACGGTGCAAAAGAAGAAAACGCAACATCTCTTATTTTCATCAGTTTGGATGTACTTGTTACATCTTAAACATTAAAATATATCTGAGGAAATTTGATGCCAAAGCTCAAAAGGGTATCTTTTTAGGATACTCTAAACACTCTAAGGCATACAATGTGTATAACTTTAAAACCAGAATGAATGAAGAGTTTATACATATCAAATTTAATGACAAAGAGCCTGACAGTAAAATGTCAGAGTTAGttgaatttttttccagaatttcacaTATCAGAAGACTCTCCCAAAGTTGGTGAATTAGAAGTTATGAGCCCTTTAAAAGCTAGTGGTTTAAAATCTAGACGTTCAGAAGCTTGTGATACATAACCAAACCCAACTTCTGAACCACAACCAGATGAAGCAAGTTCTGAAGAAGCTCCTTATGACTCTCAAGAAGCTGCACAATCCAAAAAGACATTCAAGTACAAAGTTTCTCATCCAGAAGAGTTGATCATTGTAAATAAGGATAGTCCTTTGAAAATAACATCTGCTTTCAAAGAGGAGCAGTCAATGTTGGGACTTATCTCCATGATTGAACCAACAACTGTTGATGAAGCCTTATCAAATGATGGGTGGATTAtagcaatgcaagaagaactgAACTAGTTTCAAAGGAATGATATATGGGATCTGGTTCCCAGACCTCATCAGAAGAACATCATTGGAATAAAATGagtgttcagaaacaagctgacTGAGCAAGGAGAGATGGAAGAAATAAAGCTAGACTATTAGCTCAAGGctatagtcagcaagaaggtatagaTTTCTCTGAAATCTTTACACCAGTTGTAAGGTTAAACGCAATCAAACTTCTTCTCTCTTATGCTATTAATCATGATATTATtttatatcaaatggatgtcaagagtgccTTCTTAAATAAAGTCATTTCTGAAAAAGTGTATGTCAAACAACATCCTATGTTTGAGGACTCGGTCAATccaaattttatttttaaactcAAGGAATCACTTTATAGACtcaaacaagctccaagagcttggtatgagagactaaaTAATTTTCTGTTAGAAAATGACTTTCAAAAATGTCAATTTGATACAACACTAGCCAAAAAGACTCTGAATAAAGAAATCTTGATTgttcaaatttatgttgatgacataattttTGGTTCTACTAATTCATCTCTTTGCAAATAAATTTCTTTTAGTGAGAAGACGCTATCAGAATTGAAAATAAGAAGCAAAAGAATAAATTGGCCAAAGTTGGCTTCATTGTTATTTTCTATGATGATATAGCATCCTTGCCCGATGGTAAACCATAATTAAAGAACTTTAGTGCCTTTATTTTCTCTTCATCCGTCTTTATAGTAGTACTGAGTAATTTTACATtgaaagtatatatatatataagaaacTAAGAAACTCTTGGACAAGCTTGTTATTTTGAAGGTCAATCATGCCTCTGGAAGTAACATGGGTTTTGAAAACTCCAAGTAAGCATTCTACAAATAGATTTTCCATTTAAATTGAAACTGTCATGCATTTcttattttccaaaaatgcacataaTACAAGAATATATTATCAGTGTCCACTTGTATTTTATTAACAACTTCTAAACCTCAAATATAAATTTACCTTCCGGCCAATCTCATTCAAATATAAACAAATGTTAGACATGTATAAACTTTAAATTATCAAGAAGAATACTTCAACAAATGAGTGGTTGTGATTTCCTCATCATAACTGGTAGAACTAGTATCTGATTCAGTTTCTTTTGAATTGGTATCATCATTCTCATGAATTGTTTCATGTGGATATAATAAAGGCTTTGGAGGCATTTCAATATTTTCAAGATCTTGTTCAAGCATCTCCACTACTTTTTTCATCGAAGGGCGATCAACGGGTTTCAACTGTATACACCAAAGTGCAATGATGAACATTTTTTTCAAAACATCGTTAAATTCCTCCATGATAAAATCTTCCATTTCTCTTTCCCTATTTTTAACCAATTGATCATAAATCCAAAATGGAAAGTATAGTTGACTTGAATGCTCCGCGTGTGAATTCAAATTTCTTCTCCTACTAGCCATTTCAATCAAAAGCATTCCAAAGCTATACACATCAGCCTTATATGATACTCCTCCAATATTTTGATAGAACAATTCTGGAGCCATGTACCCGATTGTTCCTCTTGCTGCTGTCAAAGTGGCTATACTATTGTCGATAGGGTAGAGCTTTGCAAGACCAAAGTCCGAAACTTTTGGGATGAAATTTTCATCAAGAAGAATATTATGAGGCTTAATATCAAAATGCAAAATTTGCATATCACAACCTTGATGGAGATAAGAAATTCCACGTGCTACTCCTAGAGATATTTCATATATTTGATTGTAAGTTAAAGATATAAGTTCCTCTTTGTTGAAAATATATTTATCAAGAGAGCCATTGGGCATGTACTCATATACAAGAGCACGTTTTGATCCTTCAACGCAAAATCCAACGAGTCTTACCACATTTGAATGGTATATTCTTCCTAAAGTAGCAACTTCACTCATGAATTCTTGCCCATTAGTTTTTGATTTTATCTTCAACATCTTAATGGCTACAAATGGACCACTTATTAAGTTTCCTCTATACACATctccataacctccttcaccCAATTTTAACTTGAAGTTTTTTGTCATTTGTTTTATCTCTCTGTATGAATACCTTATTGGCATGAGAGTATTACTTTGTAGAAAATCTTCAATATTTTCATATATTGATTCATGTCTTCTTCGATATGTATAGATCATCAATCCGAAGAAAAGTATGATAACCAATATAGTTCTAAATGTAAGGTATGGCAAAATATACTTTCCTGTAATTGTTCCCGCTCTATATAGATTAATACTTGACTTATATATGATTATCTTATCCATGCCTGTCAGCTCCCGAAGTCCTACAATATATATAATAGAATTGacatttttaaaattaaagaatAGAAAACTATTAAAAATAAAAGTGACATAACACATATTATTTTACAATTTTCTTAGATGAAATTTGATCCGTGTTCCTTAGACCTTAATTAGATTGATAGAATACAGTGAAAGGTAAAGGAATGATATGTAATAGAATAGACTTTTATAATTTAAAAGGACGTATATTATATTTCATTTCATCACTTATTATTATTTATTTCCCTCCAATTTCCCTCCAATTTTAGTTGAGACAAAATTGATTCTACTCCTTCATCAAATATTCAATTAATAGCCTAAAATCTCTAATATGTCTCATACTCTTCTACTAAATTCCTTCTTAAGATGTTTAAACATAAGTTACATAACTATAAAATTACAATGTCAACCTCTTACTACAAGACTAACACTTTTTTTAAATATCATAGAATTAATTGTTTACCATAAACACTGCATATTTTTACTTTTTAACTTATAACAATTTTGATCTCTTTTATTTAGAATACATGTTTTTTCTGATTCTCAAGTTTTTTCAATTCAAACTAGTAGTATATATCAGTATATATGATCTCTTTTGTTATAGCATTATCCCACAATAAATGGATTTAATTGAAAACATACCTTCGTAGATGCCAGCAACGTAATCTGCAGGGGAAAAAATTCAGtgaatttttttttttggtttcaAAATTTGATTAAGctaaaatgaatttaaaatgcTAAAAAAATACATTCATGGAACACGTGAACAAACATTTAAATGAAATGATAGAGAATTTTTTTAAACTTAAATGGACATCATTCTTCGAATTCAGCTCTAAGTATGTAACACTGTTAAGTTTTTTTGAGAAATTttctatttaaaataaaatagagaGATTCTAGCCATTTTTAACTGAAATGAATATCTCTATTAGAATGGTGTTTTGTTCGTCTAGAGAAAATATAATTATTTTCCCATTGACATGCCATATTATGAGTTGTTGAATAAATTAAGTCATGACTTTTTCAATTATAAATGAGACATCACATAAGTTTTTATGTAGGGAGAATATGGAATTTGTATTGGGTTTTTCTTTAGAGACCACTGTGATTTCTTTTTGTTCAAGGGAAAATTTACTTTGTGGGTTGCCAATGTCTGTTTAGGAAGGAGAAGTGTGGGATTTGCTATCAGCTTTGAAGTGGAGAACTGAGATTAATGAATTATAATAAAAGTTGTTTTCCAACTTCATTCAAAACTAGAAACGTGTAATAATATGCTTGCAACTTATGAGTTCAAGTGTTTAATAAACTATAATAATTTACGTGTGACTATGTCCACTAAGAAGAGAAAAGTGAGCTCTACTAAGATTTAGAGTACCTTGATTCTTCATCCGTCCTCCCTTGGCTTGATTTAGAGTAGCACAAAATCAAGGTAGTCCATTTTGATATAAAGGTTGTGAAATGTGTCTTCAATGATTATATTATTCATAAGATAAGAATGATTATAATTTGTGGAAGTCTGAGGGGATCGAAGTTTATTATAAGCTGAAGTATTACTTTTGGTGAGGTGCATTACGAAAGGAAGAGTAAAGACAGTAAAATGAAGATATAAAAAATAATGGTTGAAAAGACTCAATTTGAGATAGAGATTTATGATAGGGAAATTATGGATGATGAGGAAGTAAAGGCTCATAATTCTATTTCTAGTGAGAAAATTTTTATAGTGGTCTTTCATTGTCATTTGACTTATGATAAGATAAGGAGGAAGATTGCATTATCTTAGGGATATATTTATGATGACATTGGTTGTTATGATTTGAATGTGAATGAAGGATTGAAGATGGTTGAAAAATCATACTTGTAGGCTTGTTAGAGTATCTAAGTAGGAAAACATGGTTAGGTGAGTGGATGCAAGTGACAAGATCAAAGTTCAACTGTAATTTGGTCTTGAACATGATTGTCAAATAGCGATTCAACTTTGTAGGCAAGGTGGTTGATTGCTAAATTAACATCACCATCGATTTTGAGTTAAGGTGGAGATTTCTGTAAGTATGCCTTAAAAACTCAAATGATCAAATAGGGACTTGGTCTTGCACAATTGATTTTT is a window of Lathyrus oleraceus cultivar Zhongwan6 chromosome 6, CAAS_Psat_ZW6_1.0, whole genome shotgun sequence DNA encoding:
- the LOC127092388 gene encoding LEAF RUST 10 DISEASE-RESISTANCE LOCUS RECEPTOR-LIKE PROTEIN KINASE-like 2.2, coding for MVSVRCVIMFPFFWFLLLLPQLTHSKPQPCLSSSCGKITNIRYPFRLKQDPEHCGNNRYELDCVNNVTRLSLYDGYYLVESINYNNYTIRVVDPNIHPTDCSSLPSFFLSQNNFTYLDGPYLYRYFSKESNSYRYSLNRSKSRTFMGDFGEYDLSMPVVYMKCTSRPSKVVDEYYADTASCLDQHMTYAIVGDPPFAILEPQCRVKFIALTSFLWNTGDSDIYYGDVIENISYVDIHKALRYGFEISWMQASCPCDYCFLNDTIGQIQCIVPDCRFDSCGSWADKVRLIFDYVAGIYEGLRELTGMDKIIIYKSSINLYRAGTITGKYILPYLTFRTILVIILFFGLMIYTYRRRHESIYENIEDFLQSNTLMPIRYSYREIKQMTKNFKLKLGEGGYGDVYRGNLISGPFVAIKMLKIKSKTNGQEFMSEVATLGRIYHSNVVRLVGFCVEGSKRALVYEYMPNGSLDKYIFNKEELISLTYNQIYEISLGVARGISYLHQGCDMQILHFDIKPHNILLDENFIPKVSDFGLAKLYPIDNSIATLTAARGTIGYMAPELFYQNIGGVSYKADVYSFGMLLIEMASRRRNLNSHAEHSSQLYFPFWIYDQLVKNREREMEDFIMEEFNDVLKKMFIIALWCIQLKPVDRPSMKKVVEMLEQDLENIEMPPKPLLYPHETIHENDDTNSKETESDTSSTSYDEEITTTHLLKYSS